Proteins encoded by one window of Candidatus Binatia bacterium:
- a CDS encoding Xaa-Pro peptidase family protein — MDVFIDYQKRLRKIREEMQRSKLDLLIGTRTVSLSFVSGAFVPWRSTVIVSRDGHMSLTTLAIDLERLRHESWLDTVHGYFGAPGMDLWDQSIRQIKDLGMARARIGVEVGHSPRGNAGYLFSTELDLLRQSLPDAELVPANHVMDRATYVKEPGEIALMRQAAAMADAAVARVQEHLRVGMSEAEVAGIGEMELRRLGSVYHWAVTGSSEVASGYRAAWPMNATTPPSTKLIQRGENVIVDFHPCHNLYYADVAHNFIIGAPGADQVRLADAFRQTAETLIGALRAGSTVGDVFGKVSDTVDACGFGGATIPAFGHGLGIMGHEWYPAIVNTDEFRDVVLEENAVEVAFLAMVVPGVCGMRLESPVRVTPYGGELLCSTLPTLTVIGA; from the coding sequence ATGGACGTCTTCATCGACTACCAGAAACGCCTGCGGAAGATCCGCGAGGAAATGCAACGCAGCAAGCTCGACCTGCTGATCGGCACGCGTACGGTCAGCTTGAGCTTCGTGTCCGGTGCGTTCGTGCCGTGGCGGAGCACCGTGATCGTTTCGCGCGACGGTCATATGTCGCTGACCACCCTCGCCATCGATCTCGAACGGTTGCGACACGAGTCGTGGCTGGACACCGTCCACGGATACTTCGGCGCACCGGGGATGGACCTGTGGGACCAGTCGATCCGGCAGATCAAGGACCTCGGCATGGCGCGGGCGCGTATAGGGGTCGAGGTCGGGCATTCGCCGCGCGGCAACGCCGGGTATCTCTTCTCGACCGAGCTCGACCTCCTGCGCCAGTCGCTGCCCGACGCGGAGCTCGTGCCGGCGAACCACGTGATGGACCGGGCGACATACGTGAAGGAACCGGGCGAGATCGCGTTGATGCGGCAAGCCGCGGCGATGGCCGACGCCGCGGTGGCGCGCGTCCAGGAACACCTGCGCGTGGGGATGTCCGAGGCCGAGGTCGCGGGGATCGGGGAAATGGAGCTGCGGCGGCTCGGCAGCGTCTACCACTGGGCGGTGACCGGCTCGTCCGAGGTGGCATCGGGGTACCGGGCCGCATGGCCGATGAACGCGACCACGCCGCCGAGCACGAAGCTCATCCAGCGTGGCGAGAATGTGATCGTCGATTTCCACCCGTGCCACAACCTGTACTATGCGGATGTCGCGCACAACTTCATCATCGGTGCACCCGGTGCCGACCAGGTCCGACTCGCCGACGCGTTTCGGCAAACCGCGGAAACTCTCATCGGGGCGTTGCGCGCCGGCAGTACGGTGGGTGATGTGTTTGGGAAGGTTTCCGACACCGTGGATGCCTGCGGCTTCGGCGGGGCGACGATTCCGGCCTTCGGGCACGGACTCGGGATCATGGGGCACGAGTGGTATCCGGCGATCGTCAACACCGACGAGTTCCGCGACGTGGTGCTGGAGGAGAATGCCGTCGAGGTGGCGTTCCTCGCCATGGTGGTGCCGGGGGTGTGCGGGATGCGCCTCGAAAGCCCGGTCCGCGTCACGCCCTACGGCGGCGAGTTACTTTGCTCGACGCTCCCGACATTGACCGTGATCGGCGCGTGA
- a CDS encoding type II toxin-antitoxin system VapC family toxin, with protein MRKAIAEAEIVFVSAASAREAAIKIALGRLRIPDTIEAGVVDSAFEKLPINFSHTEDAARLPPHNNDPFDRMPIAQAVTEGLTLVTHDRRPRRHRPPPRPP; from the coding sequence GTGCGCAAAGCCATCGCGGAGGCCGAGATCGTCTTCGTCAGTGCCGCCTCGGCCCGGGAGGCGGCGATCAAGATAGCCCTCGGGCGTCTACGGATTCCGGATACGATCGAGGCCGGGGTCGTCGATAGCGCTTTCGAAAAGCTGCCGATCAACTTCTCCCACACAGAAGACGCGGCGCGACTGCCGCCGCATAACAACGACCCGTTTGACCGCATGCCGATCGCGCAAGCGGTCACGGAGGGTCTGACTCTCGTAACCCACGATCGGCGCCCACGCCGACACCGCCCCCCGCCGCGCCCCCCGTAG
- a CDS encoding DUF29 domain-containing protein: MKTATKTRTYSASEASLYDTDFFEWTQHTAEQLRRRHFDKADIEHAAEEIEDMGKRDLRELNSRTEVLMAHLLKWKLQPRKRSNSWRVTLVVQRREIAAILRDSPSLRPRLIAATSRNYAGAVDRAVAETGIGVNKFPPHCPFSHAEVLDSRFLPE; encoded by the coding sequence ATGAAAACCGCCACGAAGACGAGGACATACTCGGCGTCCGAAGCCAGCCTGTACGACACCGACTTCTTCGAATGGACGCAACATACTGCGGAGCAGCTCCGGCGGCGGCATTTCGATAAAGCCGATATCGAACATGCGGCCGAGGAGATTGAGGACATGGGGAAGCGCGACCTCCGGGAGCTGAACAGCCGCACGGAGGTCCTCATGGCGCACTTGTTGAAGTGGAAGCTCCAGCCGCGCAAACGCTCGAATTCGTGGCGCGTCACCCTCGTTGTGCAGCGTCGCGAGATCGCAGCAATCTTACGGGACAGCCCGAGCTTGCGCCCACGATTGATTGCTGCCACCAGCAGGAACTACGCGGGAGCGGTCGATCGAGCCGTTGCCGAGACCGGTATCGGGGTCAACAAGTTCCCGCCGCACTGTCCTTTTTCGCACGCAGAGGTTCTCGACTCTCGCTTTCTCCCGGAATAA